The sequence aaaatggttAACACTAAAGTTGTCATACTTGTCACTTTATTCGTAGCTTTACTTGGTGTAATTCTTTCAGTTACTGCCGCTCCTGTGGATCGCGTAAATCGAAGAGgtaaatacatataattaaaactattattaaatagtagttctttattaatatttttgatttatcaatattttagtTTCCTTTGTTAAGcgtgaagaaaaaaatcaaacaacTTTACAATCAGATTCAATTCCTGTCTCTTCAGATGGAGATGGTACACTTGAAGCATACAATCCTGATGATAAAGTTCCTAAAAATGTTACCGATAATGGCAACAGTGCTGAAGGAGATAATGGTGGATTATAAAAGATCATATCccttaataattaaaattacacatataaaattaatttaataaattttgtgtggttttttattattttcgttttATTATTCCAccctattttttttctttatttttattatgtatttatattaattttaaaaaaaaagagttgaccttttttttttttgtaaaattttacatcctttctagaaaattttgtacttaataataaaattaaaaaaaagatttcttgttttatagaaataactatcaattaacataaaaaaaagtttacaacTTACAAGTGTGTAATATATTTGGTTCATTTCACGAAAATTTCTATTTCGATTCATGATAAGATCATAAACACTGATGATTTGGCCCGAATCAAATCTGACTTTCAAACACTCGAcgatttaattaaacattaataaatcttGTGAAAGTGtgaaaattagtaaattgTAGTTTCATCGTTTCATAATGagaaaatcaatattaataacaagTGTGTCCTTAatgagataaataaaataatcaaccGGTCGA is a genomic window of Rhizophagus irregularis chromosome 7, complete sequence containing:
- a CDS encoding uncharacterized protein (SECRETED:cutsite_VTA-AP; SECRETED:prob_0.8288); SECRETED:SignalP(1-25), whose protein sequence is MVNTKVVILVTLFVALLGVILSVTAAPVDRVNRRVSFVKREEKNQTTLQSDSIPVSSDGDGTLEAYNPDDKVPKNVTDNGNSAEGDNGGL